A window of Drosophila subobscura isolate 14011-0131.10 chromosome E, UCBerk_Dsub_1.0, whole genome shotgun sequence contains these coding sequences:
- the LOC117891883 gene encoding flocculation protein FLO11 isoform X4, with product MQNEMNKSHRCGGSSASITVMLMLLLLSVHAAVGRPDAIAVGLASPSDTSTDPNSFAPDQVSASASASAPAPIPATSLTPPKHSPSPTTTTVTTDVEVEQAQLVQQQQEESVQEPLVASGTLPEYIRELQRQDPDIGGPVPWTPAPNAAPLSVIAWDLLPPHLTDPATTPEPLIITEQQPTRYVQGVEDSTSHNIRLSLSSGDALTPAAPVPQQTQGQVSVVPLQRDGPEAHGTNAHVGSTTPSNAGGRFPNRQRGTAHYSTTRSTTTTARPRSTSTTQPPTTEATTTTTTTSTTRRTTTTRRPVTTTRRTTTVQPTPRSTTPLDPSTFYKLDNNEEYAYTLPPWLQEVTDPDLDVAVTFIVPTDNDQYNHTLAEDLEPPYEPFVDLNNIQLTPPPTARPPSLPTTTSSPTTSSSTPTRAPTTTTTTTTTTRRSSTLRTTKAPSIPTTHSTTQPPQKQHTTQKPQNPKLIPTTTHHTDLLDGASTPTAATAAAEENPFDSSTVPAWLRDFDYPDVGPGVPYNPDNFKEPASTQPAGGSKPNDFRPQGFEAASAATPRSPSAPLPTRAAPAAASVSSAFPSKVTLPLPGTVQGTESSSNESPEPPLVLVPPADKPSDESATSTSFAYSSTSSSVPPNPTTNSVTNFAARFDPQGIQSSAPAPTQAPKVASEDQFPPFSGGSSTDGVTKKVEYKKSDEGKVISTPISGQRKDTSTPPSNTGKYTGGFGAPAGLLRPQAAGTSGSGANTNPAANSQDSNGGIYVAGSQHEFSNTLKANRARPTVNPGRYTGGFGAPVGVLSAQAEPRPFQQAQQTQQQHSQVASPGQSPGSHSSRFGGPPGVLVPFDNVQRAGGQ from the exons atgcaaaacgaaatgaacaAATCACATCGTTGCGGCGGCAGCTCTGCCAGCATTACCGttatgctgatgctgctgctcctcagcGTCCACGCAGCCGTTGGAAGGCCTG ATGCCATCGCAGTGGGCCTGGCCTCGCCCTCGGACACGAGCACCGATCCGAACTCATTCGCACCAGACCAAgtgtctgcatctgcatctgcatccgcACCAGCACCAATACCAGCCACATCACTAACACCTCCAAAGCATAGCCCATCCCCCACAACGACGACCGTCACCACGGAtgtggaggtggagcaggcACAactggtgcagcagcagcaagaggagagCGTCCAGGAGCCGCTGGTGGCCAGTGGAACACTGCCCGAGTATATCCGAGAGCTGCAGCGTCAGGACCCCGATATTGGTGGCCCAGTGCCGTGGACTCCCGCACCGAATGCAGCGCCCCTGAGTGTCATCGCCTGGGACCTGTTGCCGCCGCATCTCACGGATCCTGCCACGACCCCGGAGCCACTGATCATCACCGAGCAGCAGCCGACGAGGTACGTGCAGGGCGTGGAGGATTCCACCAGCCACAACATTCGCCTGAGCCTGAGCAGCGGCGATGCCCTGACCCCGGCCGCACCTGTGCCCCAGCAGACGCAGGGCCAGGTGTCGGtggtgccgctgcagcggGATGGACCGGAAGCTCATGGCACCAACGCGCATGTGGGCAGCACGACGCCGAGCAATGCGGGTGGCAGGTTCCCCAATCGTCAACGCGGCACGGCGCACTATAGCACCACCAGAAGCACAACCACAACGGCAAGGCCAcggagcaccagcaccactcAACCCCCCACCActgaggcaacaacaaccacgacAACAACCAGCACAACCAGGAGAACAACCACCACACGGAGACCAGTCACAACGACAAGGAGAACGACAACGGTGCAGCCAACGCCGCGCAGCACCACCCCATTGGATCCATCAACCTTCTACAAGCTGGACAACAATGAGGAGTACGCGTACACACTGCCCCCCTGGCTGCAGGAAGTCACCGATCCGGATCTGGACGTGGCCGTCACCTTCATTGTGCCCACGGACAATGATCAGTACAATCACACGCTGGCCGAGGATCTGGAGCCGCCGTACGAGCCGTTCGTGGATCTCAACAACATTCAGTTGACGCCGCCACCGACGGCAAGGCCTCCGTCACTgcccaccaccacaagcagccccaccaccagcagcagcacccccaCCAGAGCCCCAActacaacgacgacaacgacaacgaccacTCGACGTTCGAGCACGCTGCGAACCACCAAAGCACCCTCCATACCCACAACgcacagcacaacacaacCACCACAGAAACAGCACACGACACAGAAGCCACAGAACCCGAAACTGATCCCAACCACCACCCACCATACAGATCTCCTGGATGGGGCAAGCACGCCcacggcagcgacagcggcagcggaggaAAACCCCTTTGACTCGTCCACAGTGCCGGCCTGGCTGAGGGACTTCGACTATCCCGATGTGGGTCCAGGAGTGCCCTACAATCCGGACAACTTCAAGGAGCCAGCCTCGACGCAGCCGGCGGGAGGTAGTAAGCCCAATGACTTTAGGCCCCAGGGCTTTGAGGCAGCATCAGCCGCAACCCCACGCTCCCCGTCCGCCCCACTCCCGACCAGAGCAGCACCTGCTGCGGCCTCCGTCTCCTCCGCTTTTCCATCCAAAGTCACGCTTCCGCTTCCAGGCACCGTCCAGGGCACCGAGAGCAGCTCCAACGAGAGCCCAGAGCCgccgctggtgctggtgccgccAGCTGACAAGCCCAGCGACGAGTCCGCCACCTCCACGTCCTTCGCctacagcagcaccagcagctccgTCCCACCAAATCCTACTACAAACTCTGTCACCAATTTTGCAGCACGCTTTGATCCCCAGGGCATTCAGTCCTCCGCCCCCGCACCCACCCAGGCTCCCAAGGTTGCCAGCGAGGACCAGTTCCCGCCCTTCAGTGGCGGCAGCTCCACGGATGGCGTCACCAAGAAGGTGGAGTACAAGAAGAGCGACGAGGGAAAGGTGATCAGCACCCCGATCAGTGGCCAGCGCAAGG ATACGTCGACGCCCCCCAGCAACACGGGCAAGTACACGGGCGGATTTGGAGCCCCTGCGGGTCTGCTGCGTCCCCAGGCTGCTGGCACTTCCGGCTCCGGCGCCAACACCAATCCCGCAGCCAACAGTCAGGACAGCAATGGCGGCATCTACGTAGCCGGCAGCCAGCACGAATTTAGCAACACGCTCAAGGCCAACAGAGCTCGTCCCACCGTCAATCCGGGCCGCTACACCGGCGGCTTCGGGGCACCCGTCGGAGTTCTTTCTGCTCAGGCCGAGCCGAGACCCTTCCAGCAGGcacagcagacacagcagcagcatagtCAAGTGGCCAGCCCTGGCCAGTCCCCCGGCAGCCATTCCAGCCGCTTCGGAGGCCCTCCCGGCGTGCTGGTCCCCTTCGACAATGTGCAGCGTGCTGGCGGCCAGTAG